GTCATCGCCGCCAATATCGGGCCGATTGACGCGGTCATCCTGGCGGCGGTGCGCCCCGAAGAATACGCCCGCATCATGAACGACGCGCATCTGCCGATCGCCGCCTTCGGCGGAACGTTCCTGATGATGGTCGGTCTCACCTACTTCTTCGATCAGGAGAAGGACGTGCACTGGATCGCCTGGCTGGAGCGCAAGATGGCACGCTTTGCAACGATCAAGGGCATCGAGATCGCCTTTGTACTGAGCATCATCCTGGCGTTCTCGTCCTTGCTCGAAGCCGAGCATGTGCACACCTTCGTCTACGCGAGCATCTATGGTCTGCTTACCTTCCTTATCGTCGAGGTTGTCGGCGGTCTGCTCGATGCTTCTCAGCAGACGATGAGCGCGGCGGCGAAGGGTGGTTTCGGTGCATTTCTCTACCTGGAGGTGCTCGATGCCAGCTTTTCGTTCGACGGCGTCATCGGCGCCTTCGCCTTGACGCAGAACCTGTTCATCATCGCGATCGGTCTCGGCATTGGCGCCATGTATGTCCGCTCAATGACTATCATGCTGGTCGAGAAGGGCACGCTCAACGAATATCGTTACCTGGAGCATGGCGCGTTCTACGCGATCCTGATCCTTTCGGTGGTGATGTATTTCCAGACGCTGATCCACATTCCGGAGGTCATCACCGGTCTGGGTGGCGCGGGCCTCATCGGCCTTTCGCTCTGGTCGTCGATCCGTCACAATCGGCGCCACGCAGAGGTCAATGAAAACG
The genomic region above belongs to Sinorhizobium mexicanum and contains:
- a CDS encoding DUF475 domain-containing protein, with translation MIQSRSHTTSLGYFKWAFIVTGLGLLLGVWLGWQSTGTFSGTMTVFFICAVLAVLEISLSFDNAIVNANKLKDMTPVWQHRFLTWGIIIAVFGMRIVFPLLIVVIAANIGPIDAVILAAVRPEEYARIMNDAHLPIAAFGGTFLMMVGLTYFFDQEKDVHWIAWLERKMARFATIKGIEIAFVLSIILAFSSLLEAEHVHTFVYASIYGLLTFLIVEVVGGLLDASQQTMSAAAKGGFGAFLYLEVLDASFSFDGVIGAFALTQNLFIIAIGLGIGAMYVRSMTIMLVEKGTLNEYRYLEHGAFYAILILSVVMYFQTLIHIPEVITGLGGAGLIGLSLWSSIRHNRRHAEVNENGPKQRFRVEA